Sequence from the Candidatus Methylopumilus planktonicus genome:
CAATGTTAAAATCGCCCGCAATAATAATGTCTGGAAAAGATACCATTTCATTTTTAAGCCATACAGTAAAATGTTTTAACCAGTCGAGCTTATATTGGTATTTGTCTGAATCTACAGATTGCCCATTAGGAACATAAACACAAACTATTCTTATTTTTCCATAGTCCGTATTTACAGTTGCAGCAATCAATCTCTTTTGTTCATCTTCGAAATCGGGCATATTATTTTGAATATCAAAAAGCTCATATTTACTTATAATCGCAACCCCATTATATGTTTTCTGCCCGTTGTGAATAGCGTGATAGCCAAGGGCACTTATTGCATCATGAGGGAATTTAATATTTTCTTGTTTTGTTTCTTGAAGTAGTAGAAGATCAGGCTGCGCTTTTTTAACCCAGTCTTCGACTTGGCCTAGCCTTACAGTTAGAGAATTGACATTCCACGTTGCGAGCTTCATAACATTTAAGCCATACCGCTATGTCTCAGCAAGGCGTCAACAGAGGGCGCACGACCACGAAAAGCAACAAAAGATTCCATAGCGGGCCTAGAGCCACCTTTCGATAAAACCTCTTCTTGAAATTTTTGGCCAGCATTGCTCGACAAAATACCTTCTTCTTCGAATAAACTGAAAGCATCAGAAGCCAAGACTTCAGCCCATTTATAACTGTAGTAACCTGCTGCATACCCGCCAGCAAAAATATGAGAAAAGCTATTAGGAAAACGGTTCCAGGCTGGAGGTCTTACAACGGCAATTTCGTCACGAATAGTTTCGAGTAGTTTTAAGGAGTTAATTTTATTCTGATCGTTATATTGAGTGTGCAATCTTATATCGAATAA
This genomic interval carries:
- the xth gene encoding exodeoxyribonuclease III; translation: MKLATWNVNSLTVRLGQVEDWVKKAQPDLLLLQETKQENIKFPHDAISALGYHAIHNGQKTYNGVAIISKYELFDIQNNMPDFEDEQKRLIAATVNTDYGKIRIVCVYVPNGQSVDSDKYQYKLDWLKHFTVWLKNEMVSFPDIIIAGDFNIAPQDIDCHDPEAWKNNILVSPKERDAFQKIIDLGLSDNFRAMNPNEIQYSWWDYRMAGFRRNLGMRIDHILTNKNLTNKTKQSLIDKEPRKSERPSDHTPVIVEL